TCCTGGGATGGAAGAAGACTCCAGCAGTAAgtggaggaacaggaggaggaatCGGAGGAGTCGGGGAGCAGAATGGAGGGGGACAAGAAGAGAAGTGGTGTGAAAAAGCTGTGAAGAGCCTGGTGAAGAAGCTTAAGAAGACAGGTCAGCTGGATGAGCTGGAGAAAGCAATCAGCACACAGAACAGCAACACAAAATGTGTCACGATACCCAGGTGAGagctttaaacactttttttttttttgtatatgctgagacacacacacagaatatgGTAACTGTCACAGCAAgtactaaaggaaaaaaaaatctcccaatattatagacaaaaagaaagagaaaaccttctgtgtttttatcagatAACTGACTTGAAAGCTTTAATAACTGACCAATTAAAGTAGTTCGACCATTCGACCAGAGtacaaaaatacatttgcaGTTTGTATGCACTGTTACGCCACAAGAACACCAATTTTCATTGCCACAGAGTGCGTATATAAACATACATGGATGTTAAAGATTGTTGGGCATGTATACGGTCACAGGAAATGAAGTCGCTGTTGTGCAACTTCAGGTCCACTTCCCCATTGTGTTGTGCCATAGGTTAGCAAGGCATCAGAAGTGAAACCTCACTTAAGGAAACAGATGTACCTCACATGACACCGACCAAAATGATTTGGTATTTGACTTGATTGAAAAATTTTAAGCAACATTCAAAaaacttcttctctttttttaactgtatttagCCTAATTCTGGTGCTAAAAATAGAActgtggtttaaatgtttttgtttttttttggtatcgCTATTGtccacatcttttttttttcttttttttttaagcagaataCTGAATGAATATTGAAACATATGATAACTTATGTCATATATGGTTACATCATAACAACAGCTTGAGGTGCTGGGTAGCTGTTTGGGTGCTGCAGTAAGCAAAGTACGTTATGGCAGCACCAGTTCTAAAAATGATCAACAAAGCACTTCTCTTCAGCAGTAAAATCTTCCCGCCTGAAAGCTTGTTGAGTCAGACATTTAGGAGGTAAGATATTTAAACAAGGGTCAATGAAAGCAAGGCATCCTGAATAGATGTTGGGAGTTGATGGTCAAAGGTAGAAACCAGTAGGATTGTTAGTCTGCCTCGTAATCTGGAGCATTGATAAACATTAAAGTGATTGTAACAATACCAGATGACTGGAATGtttcagacacaaaaagcaGGTCAAATAAAATTATCACCGACTACAATGTCAACCCAATAGTTTTAGTGTGCTGTGAGCAGTATAGAATGTTTAttgtaataattattattaatttttcagAGTTTACTTTGGAGCTAGgttgccacaaaaaaaacaacaactgtgatATACTGTACTGTACTTTATCTACATATCTAGGCTTACCCCGGCAAACAGAACAATGTGGCCCTGCGTTGCAACAGATCTTTATCTTACCAACAGGAAATTGTCATTTCACTGACACAAGAAGATGTATAGTTTgtgtaaaatagttttttttttgctgcagcaaGTCCTCCTACTGGTTTAAACATATGGTTACTAGTCAGTAGTTTTTCAGTGTGGGTTTATATGGTCCCATGTGTTGTATGACAACTCATTGCCTTtctatatacatttttttaatagattgGAACAaacctgaatttaaaaaaaacaaacaaaaaaacccatatTTTTACCATCGTAATTTGGGAAAATTTGTTCTGCGTCTGGCATTAGTATGCTTAATTTTACAGCACTGTAttgacttaatttttttatttgattttattttagacgAGCCTAGTGAACCAGATAAGCTGCTTGTTAAGTAAAAAGACAAACGAGTCAGATTCAGGGTCAGCAGAAGTGGTAATGATGTGCTGCTTGTGTTACCTTTTTATTTAGTGAAAAGGTAAACATAACATGTGCGTGAAATAAGCTAAAAGTGGTATGAGgtacacaaataaatattttggcCTCAATTTGACATTTCCAACTAAACAtatattgttaatattttatgaatatCAGCTGGACAAATTGTAGAGTTTACTGTCCACCATTCCCAATGTGTTCTCAGATGATCATAGATCAGTGTATTATTATAAcgtgttgttttttacagtggTATCTCTTTAAAGTTACCAGCTAATATACATTTGGCTTTCCTAAAATATGTGTACCTTGTATTGTTTTACTTAGTTTATTTGCCTCTGGCAGATGGGTTCAAAAGTGAGTGCTCATGCAGAAATTCAGACATTGCGATCCTGCGTTTTGTGTAAGTGAAAGCCCTGTATACATCTGCCATGGAAATACCTTTATTCTAAACATTCAGAATCGGACCattgtttatgtttgctgtttttattttctagaaGAGCAGTATAGTTAGCTTAGCTGGTGCTGTGCTTGGCTTCCAGTCACTTGTGTTTTagtatattattattatgaactAAAGCAGGCTATTGGTAAGTATGTAATTGGttaaacaaatacatgtcaACACGGACAAAAAGGTTATTCATTCAAGGTGACAGTGAACGATATTTATCGTTGCCTTGTATATTTAGTACATGTTAAATGGGATGAGGGCCTAATTAGGAAATTTGAGCATAAAAATGAAGAGTGGATTTCATGTTAAAACAAGGGCTGCTAAAGAGATCAGTGTTTAACAGAGCAAAAGGTGTCAGACTGTTTAGTTTGCTTGCTCCTTAAAATGTATAGGTTTGATTCTATGTTTTATCTAAGAACCTCACTGTTCTTCTCTTAGGTTATTTACTTCAATTCAGCCTCTGTTCTGTCAGGAAGTTATAAGAACTGAGGATGCCTTTTCTGTATGGTTTCAGGGCAGGTAACTACTCGTTTTCTCCTGAGTTCAGTCAGTCATGTGACTTAGGTTCTCTTATCTGCAATGTTTGTGCTGTGAAGAGGACAATCGCGAATGCACACCAAAAGATCTATGACCGCCGCAAGTGTTTCTGGATTGATGGTGACTCAGCAAAGCTTCCCCCCTCTTGTTAGCGTTAACCTTGCCACGACGAGCAGGATGCAGTAGTTAAAAGAACACAGCAGTTTTCAGCAGATAGCGCTCCAGGCTTTTGATGCATAGCTCACTTCCCTTTGAACGCAAGGAAGTTTGACTGATAAACACCAAGATAGATTGCCCTGGTTATGGTCTTGTAGTTGTCTTTGGTGGGTGGAGGTTGGGTGGATGATGTCAAAGGGTATCTGAAGAATTGTAATTTGATAGCAAGTGTAGCGCTTTGTAGATTTCAGTTTGAATGGAGGTAGGAAATAACAGTTCAAGTATGCAGAGCTAGCAGGCTTGggtagctttgttttttttcagaggtGATTAACATCTGAATGGATATTTTAGACAAGATGATGTTTtcaatcttgtgtttttttggggaaaaaaaaggaggattcATAAGTGAActactttattttactgttctGGCCTCCTAGCTTTCATCACAGTTAATTTTACAGGGTTCAAGATAAAAATTCAGAGTCATGCGCAGATTGAGAGCTTTTGACAGACAGACTTGTGATTCTATTCTTGACCTTTAGCTGAAAAAGACACTGGGCAAAAGATTATCTATGTTTAGCGATACAATACTTGGCACTTGTAGCTGCAGAGCTCCATGTGCAGGCTGATAAGTGTCGAGATATACAGTCCTGCACAGGCAGGCACGGCAGCTACTGTAATCAAACAACAATCTCCTTTTGTCTGCTCtaacactggaaaaaaatgtaGAAGTTGGCTGTCCTCATTGACTCATCAGTGTTGTTTATGTCCTCTGTGACCCTCATCATATCACACCTATTTTGGCctaaaaatacttaaatgtgaattttttttgtgtatatgttttatttttttaagtaatactTGCAGACTGGTATTCCTGGGGTAGtgtatattttgttgtttttgttttttgagcttAAAGCAGATTAAGGAAAAACCttacttttaattaatttttttatttaatttttttcagtaccaaaaaaaaatcaagtgtttAATTTTCCATGGGAGCAATATTGCAAAAATACTCTTAAATGCTTtttgaattagttttatttggcttcagttatttttttagagatccatgaaacattttgatttcaGAATATGAATGTGTTTTGCTATGGTGtatcatctttatttattaccaGATGATTGATGTTCAATTTCAAGTTGCTCTTCACCTGATTACACCACATCATTGTCTGTCTGATTAAGTTGTCACATAATCATGTATCACATGCATCATTCATTTAGTCTGAGTGGAAAGCAGACGGTGGAATACGTTTCTGCTTTTCGTGTCATTGGGAAACCAAGTGTGCACATCTGTGATTTCATTTTAAGTTGAAACACCTCCTGTTTTAccatctgtttggttttattttgatcattgttttttgcacttgtcttgtgtgtgtgtgtgtttgtgtgtgtctgtagcaATTGCTCAGAACTTTGGGGTCTAGGCTCAGGCCACACGATAGAGCAGTGGGACTCTGCAGGCATGTACGGATATCCTGACCACAGCAGGTGAATACACTCATGTGCATTACCACCATAAATCCAGTCATCCCTGCAGTATGTCTGCAGCAGAAAGTATtggtgacattttgttttcatagttATTTGTCACTCTGCCAATCTGTAGTATCAGTGTCCACAGCTGTCTGGTCTATTTTCTTGATTAAGTTCATCAGTAAACTTCAACCCCATCATTAAATCATTACTTGTATTATGTTATCATTGCCATCACTGTAATACTTTATTCAATAAAGGCAATATAAAAATATAGAGCTGTTACTTAAACAGATGGAATCAAATCAAACTCAGCAGGGCAAACATCGTTTTAGTTATTGATCAAAGtcacttttacattttcctATTAGACTTGGGCACATGTCTGTTATCTGCTTTCCTTTCTCCTCGCGGTCTCAGGTCACTCGATGGGCGTCTTCAGGTCTCTCATCGTAAGGGTCTGCCCCACGTCATCTACTGCCGGTTGTGGCGATGGCCGGATCTCCACAGCCACCATGAGCTGAGGGCCATTGACGTGTGTCAATATGCATTCAACCTCAAAAAGGACGAAGTGTGTGTCAATCCCTACCATTACCAGAGAGTAGAGACGCCCGGTAATAATTAAGAACCGTGTTTCTTAcaaatttttatgtttgtgtacaGCTGAGCATGTTTCTCGGGATATCAGTTTATAACTCAGTAAAAAAGGTTGAGTTTCAAGTCTTGGGAGTCTAGATGTGTTGATTCAGTGAATATTCGTGTGTATGTGACAGGCACAGTTGTTGCACATGCTTTTTTCTGTAAGTACACAGTTTTGATTATGacaagtctttatttttgttgactgTATTACTTTTCCATTTAGTTCTGCCTCCAGTGTTGGTGCCGCGCCACACAGAGATTCTGACAGAGCTTCCACCTCTTGATGACTTTACAAACTCCATTCCTGAAAACACCAACTTTCCTGCCGGCATAGATCCTCCTAATAACTACATACCAGGTGTGGTATACAAGggagtgtttttttcccctaacttttttatttctcttgaacttttaatgttttgatgtgTAGGATTTCAGGACATCTAGCTACATAAATTATGATTAAAATCCAGTTGAATATTCTCCCTTTACCATCCCATGAAATATGGTGTATGGAAAGGAGAGCTCCTGATGTATTTTGAATATTAAATAATTAAGGTTATGAAAACacaatcatttctgtttgtgtgattcTACAATAAGGAACATCTAGTTATGATTCTTGTATAGATTTAACAGCACTTAATAAATGTAAGACTGACTGGGCCCTGGTTGAGTACACAAGGTTTTTAGCTTTGAAGGGACTTTTCACTGAtcgttttattatgtttatatGCAATACTTatcagaacacacacaaatacttcaatacagttctgttttatgttgaaGCAGTATcttatttaaaatctgtatttgttgtttacagACACTCCTCCACCTGGCTACATGAGTGAGGATGGAGAGACCAATGACCAGCAAATGAATCAAAGTATGGAATCAGGTAGATTAGTTCAGTGTTGTCGGTTTGGGCTGGTGGTTACAAGATTACTTTTGGAACCTTAATTGCAACATttcaagttttcatttttatttaaattcatataCCCTagttaattttattataaaaagaaatagcCCTCTAATTAATTTAGtacctttgttttttctgtaagacCCATTTAGGTCTCCAACACCTTAGGATGTCACAAGGGAGTAAGCACTGTCCGTTGTTTGTAAACAGTTGATCCCCAATTCCTTGTTAGAGCTCCCTTTgctaactttaaaatgttgcatttatgAGCAACGTGGGGGTAAATGTTTTGGTATTAGTGCCAGGGTTGGACTTAAGAGTCTCCCACACTGACAGCTGAGACCCAgatcataaaaatgtttatttccaaGCTTTTGTGCTTCACTCCTAAAATCCTGCTTTTACAACCAcaacactgttaaaaaaactCACTTCAGCTAAATTTAACTAATGCTGCTTTCCCCTCTAAATTTACACATAATCTATCAGAGATAAACTACATCACATCTGCAGAGAAAgtaaatctgacatttaaagATCAGTTTATATTGCCCATTTATTCGATGCTAGTGAATATTAAGCTTTacaactaaatgtttgtttttctgtcaggcTCACCAGCAGAAATGTCACCCAACAACCTGTCACCTGTCAGTCATGGCCTGGGTAAGACTCTGTGCTATTTCTGAAGTTGCTTTACAGGCCTGAGAAAACTGagagatttttagtttttatccatACTGAAACTTACCGGCagacatttttatacatttagaCTGAAAATTAAGACTAGAAAATGTATCAGACTTGTGTGAATGAAATGAACGGACATTAGAGGGTTCTGAAATACAGATGGCAAATTtgaattcttttatttatttgttcttgtttagaTCTTCAGCCAGTCACCTACAGTGAACCAGCGTTCTGGTGCTCTATAGCCTACTACGAACTGAACCAGCGGGTCGGGGAGACGTTCCACGCCTCCCAGCCATCTCTTACCGTCGACGGCTTCACCGACCCTTCCAACTCTGAACGCTTCTGCTTAGGGCTTCTCAGCAACGTTAATAGAAATGCAACTGTTGAAATGACAAGGCGGCATATAGGTAAATTTTaagataacattttaaaaaacatatgctttttagctattcttttctgcagcattgtttttgttttttttttttcaaattagttTTGTAGCTGGACTTGGGTATTAGCATCTTCATTTATCTTAGCTTAAGGAGGCCGTAGAAACAAATACAGCAGCTCTTCAGAAAAGTACTTTAATTgattcttttgctttttatcttcccattttcttttgtttaaattctgcAGGTCGTGGCGTTAGGTTGTATTACATCGGGGGGGAGGTTTTTGCCGAGTGCCTCAGCGACAGTGCCATTTTTGTCCAGAGTCCCAACTGCAACCAACGATATGGCTGGCACCCAGCCACTGTCTGCAAGATACCACCAGGTTTGAATGCACACATAAATAATTGTTATTGAAATGTGTTTGAATGCAATTTGACAAAGAACAATCTTCAATATGAAGGTCACAAATCATCACCAATGAGCAAAACTCCACAACCTTTGCTGcataatcactcacctgtacaATGAAAATAAGTCTGACTGATATGCAAAGCATGCCCTTTTTTCCCTAGCTgatacaaataaagaaaagcttgaaaaaaaaaaaaagccacaaagagCCTCCACAATGTGACAGTATTTATCACACACTCGCCCACACGCTGACTCATCTGTACCCATGTGAATTTGAACATTGAATTCCTGGCCAAATGGGCTGTGTGAACAGTATCATTACTGAGGTACAGAATagcacagaaactaaacacaaggatcTTGCTGACGTAAATGGTTAGGCCTTGTAAGCCCGGAGAATGACTGCTGATGATACACCCACTGTTCACAATgattctgcattttatttttcttctcttttttttttttttaacgatcTGTTTAAAGTACATTTTACAATTCATAACATGATTCATTGCTTTGTTTGCACATATAAGCTGGTGGAAAATGCTGTATGTCTGACTTAAACTCTGTGGTACAATTATTAGTCTATGCTTTAcagctttctttttcattttttctttctgttttaggCTGTAATCTGAAAATTTTTAACAACCAGGAATTTGCTGCACTGCTGGCCCAGTCAGTCAATCAGGGGTTCGAGGCGGTGTACCAGCTAACCAGAATGTGCACAATCAGAATGAGCTTCGTCAAAGGCTGGGGCGCAGAGTACAGGTTCGTTACGTCCTCAAAACGCATCGTTCTCCGGTTCTGCCATCCACAGTACccgaaaacagaaatataattgCTGTTACATCTGTTCTGATTTAATACAACTCaagttcagttatttttaatgttttgttcattcatGTGCTTGTGGAAAATACTTCAGctataaaatacacatttaagtCTTTACTCTTCCCTGTGTTTGGCAGCTTTCAATGGTACAGAAAGGGACCTTTTAAAAGCTTAAGGGGTATTAAAGGGACTCTTTATGCTATGTCAAATAAAGATGGGATGTGGTTGTACAGAGGAGTGGGACATTGTGTATAAAAAATAGAagtttattcctttttattcaTTGTCATCTTTGAAGTGGATGTTGGATGGAAATGTTGGAGATAAAATGCTGAATTATAACTGCTCTTAAATTTGATCTTGATTAaaaccctttctttttttaattaaacaaagacaaaataacagTTCTATTTATCAATCCACTGCAAAGTTCatcagccaaaaacaaacaaaaaaaaagataatttttgcATCTTTCCTGTTGCAATCCACACACCAACAAATGTGTGTAAGTTATGTTCAAAAGGAATAAGGACCTTTCTTACACGTTTTAATTGTTAATCCGTTCATTCAAAACACTTCATAATATAAGACAATTACTATTATGCTTGTTTATAACCTGTGTATGATCTGATCTAGACTTTATATTCttttagtctgatttttttatccATCTTTATCTCTTTGACGGCCCGATTTCTCGTCCATTAAACATCTGCTCTCCTAGTTTTGCGTTGTGCTCTGCCAACCCATTAACCAGACTgtgtttgtggaaatgttttggCTTGTCCTCAATGGCCTGCGTTACAATGCTGTGTAGTAAGACGGTTCAGTTTCTAAAGCCCAGGCCAGACCACTGAGCCATGCAGTGTTTGATCATCTGCTCAGACTGCTGTGTGAATTTCCATTCACTTTTTATTCATCTCTTCTAGAAGAACACTGGTCTGCCAcgtatttaacaaaataaaccgTATTTCTCTTTAGTTGGTTTATGTTAAAACGAGTATTAGTCAATAGATcttgccatttttttatttctttttttattctgagatTATTTGCTTAGTAATGTATAAAGTCATATGTTCTGCATATTTATGCtacaatggagccatttttttgttatccttattcttttgttgttttattcccaCAGACGTCAGACGGTCACCAGCACTCCCTGTTGGATTGAGCTGCATCTCAACGGCCCCCTCCAGTGGTTGGATAAAGTACTGACCCAAATGGGTTCACCCACGATGCGCTGCTCCAGCATGTCCTAAACAGTTTCATGCAGAGGCTGACATTTCACaatgtttaaacagtttttcctAAAGGAGACCACCATTCAATCTGAAATAATGTactaacaacataaaaaaaaagtagaaaaaaaacaaaagcaaagaacaaaaactattATCCAAACAGACTGGGGAACAGAACAGCAGACAACTGTGGAATGTCAAAGATGTCATCagtggttctgtttgttcaaCATCGGGTTGACGTTCTAGTTCTCCTCCAATTAATAATTGAAGTGTATCTGCAATATTAATAACAGAAGAGTGAAGGAGAGTGATGTCATAATGGACCAGTCAACATGTGGGCTCTAAT
Above is a genomic segment from Kryptolebias marmoratus isolate JLee-2015 linkage group LG14, ASM164957v2, whole genome shotgun sequence containing:
- the smad2 gene encoding mothers against decapentaplegic homolog 2 isoform X3 gives rise to the protein MSSILPFTPPVVKRLLGWKKTPAVSGGTGGGIGGVGEQNGGGQEEKWCEKAVKSLVKKLKKTGQLDELEKAISTQNSNTKCVTIPRSLDGRLQVSHRKGLPHVIYCRLWRWPDLHSHHELRAIDVCQYAFNLKKDEVCVNPYHYQRVETPVLPPVLVPRHTEILTELPPLDDFTNSIPENTNFPAGIDPPNNYIPDTPPPGYMSEDGETNDQQMNQSMESGSPAEMSPNNLSPVSHGLDLQPVTYSEPAFWCSIAYYELNQRVGETFHASQPSLTVDGFTDPSNSERFCLGLLSNVNRNATVEMTRRHIGRGVRLYYIGGEVFAECLSDSAIFVQSPNCNQRYGWHPATVCKIPPGCNLKIFNNQEFAALLAQSVNQGFEAVYQLTRMCTIRMSFVKGWGAEYRRQTVTSTPCWIELHLNGPLQWLDKVLTQMGSPTMRCSSMS
- the smad2 gene encoding mothers against decapentaplegic homolog 2 isoform X1, producing the protein MSSILPFTPPVVKRLLGWKKTPAVSGGTGGGIGGVGEQNGGGQEEKWCEKAVKSLVKKLKKTGQLDELEKAISTQNSNTKCVTIPSNCSELWGLGSGHTIEQWDSAGMYGYPDHSRSLDGRLQVSHRKGLPHVIYCRLWRWPDLHSHHELRAIDVCQYAFNLKKDEVCVNPYHYQRVETPVLPPVLVPRHTEILTELPPLDDFTNSIPENTNFPAGIDPPNNYIPDTPPPGYMSEDGETNDQQMNQSMESGSPAEMSPNNLSPVSHGLDLQPVTYSEPAFWCSIAYYELNQRVGETFHASQPSLTVDGFTDPSNSERFCLGLLSNVNRNATVEMTRRHIGRGVRLYYIGGEVFAECLSDSAIFVQSPNCNQRYGWHPATVCKIPPGCNLKIFNNQEFAALLAQSVNQGFEAVYQLTRMCTIRMSFVKGWGAEYRRQTVTSTPCWIELHLNGPLQWLDKVLTQMGSPTMRCSSMS
- the smad2 gene encoding mothers against decapentaplegic homolog 2 isoform X2 gives rise to the protein MSSILPFTPPVVKRLLGWKKTPAVSGGTGGGIGGVGEQNGGGQEEKWCEKAVKSLVKKLKKTGQLDELEKAISTQNSNTKCVTIPSNCSELWGLGSGHTIEQWDSAGMYGYPDHSRSLDGRLQVSHRKGLPHVIYCRLWRWPDLHSHHELRAIDVCQYAFNLKKDEVCVNPYHYQRVETPVLPPVLVPRHTEILTELPPLDDFTNSIPENTNFPAGIDPPNNYIPDTPPPGYMSEDGETNDQQMNQSSPAEMSPNNLSPVSHGLDLQPVTYSEPAFWCSIAYYELNQRVGETFHASQPSLTVDGFTDPSNSERFCLGLLSNVNRNATVEMTRRHIGRGVRLYYIGGEVFAECLSDSAIFVQSPNCNQRYGWHPATVCKIPPGCNLKIFNNQEFAALLAQSVNQGFEAVYQLTRMCTIRMSFVKGWGAEYRRQTVTSTPCWIELHLNGPLQWLDKVLTQMGSPTMRCSSMS